One stretch of Gloeocapsa sp. DLM2.Bin57 DNA includes these proteins:
- a CDS encoding methyltransferase domain-containing protein — translation MWRKQTLKPVQEEYARLAPQYDRRWSIYLDKSITKTLNLLHINPPKQILDLGCGTGLLLQALLARFPEAKLVGIDYSLEMLNIAKQRLPDTVELHLGSAEDLPFTENSFELVISTSAFHYFPNPVVAIQEATRVVKTNGNLVITDWCADYWTCGLLDLWLRLFNRAHVHTYTVKEFEQLFHSQGLTDIQVSKYKINWFWGMMTAQSQRV, via the coding sequence ATGTGGCGCAAACAAACCCTAAAACCTGTGCAAGAAGAATACGCTCGTCTAGCACCCCAATACGATCGCCGTTGGTCTATTTATCTAGACAAAAGTATTACTAAAACCCTTAACCTATTACACATCAACCCTCCTAAGCAGATCTTAGATTTAGGATGTGGAACTGGTTTATTATTACAAGCTCTGTTAGCTCGATTTCCCGAAGCTAAACTAGTGGGGATAGATTACTCTCTAGAAATGCTCAATATCGCTAAACAGAGGTTACCAGACACAGTAGAATTGCATTTAGGTAGTGCTGAGGATCTCCCCTTTACCGAGAATAGTTTTGAGCTAGTGATTTCTACCAGTGCTTTTCATTATTTCCCTAATCCTGTTGTAGCGATACAAGAAGCAACCAGAGTTGTAAAAACTAACGGTAATCTAGTCATTACTGATTGGTGTGCTGACTATTGGACTTGTGGATTATTGGATTTATGGTTACGCTTATTTAATCGCGCTCATGTACATACTTATACCGTTAAAGAGTTTGAGCAATTATTTCACAGTCAAGGATTAACCGATATTCAAGTCAGCAAATATAAGATTAACTGGTTTTGGGGGATGATGACAGCACAGAGTCAGAGGGTATGA
- a CDS encoding insulinase family protein, giving the protein MTLTLTPSARVNFPTIQHLANGLTIVAEQVPVEAVNMNVWFKVGSAYESDAINGMAHFLEHMIFKGTNKLECGEFERQIEARGAITNAATSQDYTQYYITTAPGDFAQLAPLQLDVVFNAGIPDLAFEKERLVVLEEIRRSEDSPQRRTFARAMETCFNSLPYRRPILGPLEVIEALTPQQMRDFHSYWYKPQHTTISVVGNLPVEELINIVSEGVEQTYQSTVDDTLDFLPLSWSNEHPFEEIERREYVDSSLQQARLVMMWRVPGLSDVDDTYPLDIIAAILGQGKVARLFRDLREERGLVTQISASNLTQYLQGVFYISARLPVANLEVVEAEIALHIEKLHQELITETEIARIRTQVANKFIFGNEKPSDRALLYGYYQSLLASVEPAINYPHQIQSINPVQLQSAAQKYLNPEAYGVVVIKPA; this is encoded by the coding sequence ATGACTCTAACTCTCACTCCCTCTGCTCGCGTAAATTTTCCGACTATCCAACACTTAGCTAATGGATTAACCATCGTAGCAGAGCAAGTGCCTGTGGAAGCAGTAAATATGAATGTTTGGTTCAAGGTTGGTTCAGCTTATGAATCAGACGCTATTAACGGTATGGCTCATTTTCTCGAACACATGATTTTTAAAGGCACAAATAAACTAGAATGTGGAGAGTTTGAGCGTCAAATCGAAGCTAGAGGAGCGATTACCAACGCAGCAACTAGCCAAGATTATACTCAATATTATATTACTACCGCTCCTGGAGATTTTGCCCAACTCGCACCCCTACAGTTAGATGTTGTTTTTAATGCCGGAATTCCTGATTTAGCCTTTGAAAAAGAAAGACTCGTAGTTTTAGAAGAAATCAGACGCTCAGAAGATAGCCCTCAACGTCGTACTTTTGCTCGCGCGATGGAAACTTGTTTTAATAGTTTACCCTATCGTCGTCCTATTTTAGGTCCTCTTGAGGTAATCGAAGCTTTAACACCCCAACAAATGCGAGACTTTCACTCCTATTGGTATAAGCCACAGCATACTACAATTTCCGTTGTGGGTAATCTGCCTGTGGAAGAACTAATTAATATCGTTAGTGAGGGAGTTGAGCAAACTTATCAATCTACAGTTGATGATACTCTAGATTTTCTCCCCTTGTCTTGGTCAAATGAGCATCCTTTTGAAGAAATAGAGCGCAGAGAATATGTAGATTCTAGTTTACAACAGGCTCGCTTGGTGATGATGTGGCGCGTACCTGGTTTAAGTGATGTAGATGATACCTATCCTTTAGATATTATTGCAGCGATTTTAGGACAGGGTAAAGTTGCTCGTCTTTTTCGGGATTTACGGGAGGAAAGGGGTTTAGTTACTCAGATTAGCGCTAGTAATTTGACTCAATATCTCCAAGGGGTATTTTATATCAGCGCACGTTTACCTGTAGCTAATCTGGAGGTGGTAGAAGCAGAAATCGCCCTTCATATCGAAAAATTGCACCAAGAATTAATCACTGAAACAGAAATAGCGCGCATTCGCACCCAAGTAGCTAATAAATTTATTTTTGGTAATGAAAAACCAAGCGATCGCGCTTTATTGTATGGTTATTATCAATCCCTGTTAGCTTCTGTTGAACCCGCGATTAACTATCCTCATCAAATTCAGAGTATTAATCCTGTTCAATTGCAAAGTGCAGCTCAAAAATATCTTAATCCAGAAGCTTACGGTGTAGTTGTCATTAAACCTGCTTAA
- a CDS encoding photosystem II reaction center protein K codes for MELTLLLNLPEAYAIFDPLIDVLPIIPVFFLALAFVWQAAVGFK; via the coding sequence ATGGAACTAACTTTATTACTCAATTTACCAGAAGCTTACGCAATTTTTGACCCCCTGATTGATGTTTTACCCATAATTCCCGTATTTTTCCTGGCTCTTGCTTTTGTTTGGCAAGCTGCGGTAGGTTTTAAATAA